TTGTGCAAATGTCGAAAATATAAGCTCTGATCGTATTTATAAATATGATGGCGGGGAGATTGTGGTGCTTGATGACTATGGTGATTGCTATTTATCGATTGATGGCGCAATCACAAAATCTCTAGAACCAGCCATTAACCAGGCTTTAAGAAACCTAGAGCAACGTGAGTGTGTTGAAAAGGTTGTACTCATCACCTCAAAGGGTGGCGACTTAGATACTGCGATTCATATTGGCAAAGAGTTAAGAGAGGCCAAATTAACTACGCAAATACATGGCACTTGTGAGTCTGCGTGCGCATTCATATTTATTGGCGGTACTCGTCGCATTGTTCAAATCAACTCTGTAAGCTCGAAGGCATCAAGATTAGGCATTCATCAGCCTGCCTCGGAGATGCTCTTTCATCAATGCATCAACAGCACTCGAATTGATCCTTTGACCATACAGAAAATACGTTCCTATCTGGCATTGATGTTGCCTAAAGATTCAGCAAAGACATTATTTGAGGAAATGTTTAATGTCCCCTGCACAAAGATGGGGTATCTAGAGGTCGATCAGCTATTGAAAAGTGGCATTGCCACCGAGGGCGGAATTTGGCATTAATCCCTGATGAGGATTTAGGCGGAAATTCTCATTGAGAAATCCACTGCCTGAATATCTTTAGTCAGCTTTCCGAGGGAGATGCGATCAACGCCAGTAGCGGCAATCGCACGAATCTGATCTAAGTTGATCCCACCAGAAGCTTCTAATAAAGCGCGACCATTCGTAAAGGCAACAGCTTCTTTCATTTGCTCGGTGGTGAAGTTATCAATCAAGATGCTCTTTGCCCCAGCATTTAAAGCCTCTTCTAATTCAGCAAAATTCTCCACCTCTACCTGAATATCTACGCCAGAATTGAGTGCTTGTGCAGCCTTAATTGCAGCAGCAACTCCGCCAGCTGCGGCAATATGATTCTCTTTGATGAGGATGCCATGCCATAAGGCTAGACGTTGATTCTGGCCACCGCCCACCAATACAGCGTACTTTTGGGCGCGGCGCAAGCCAGGAATAGTTTTGCGAGTATCGAGTACTGCGCAGCCTTGGGGGTTTGGACTAACGCCTGCAATCGCATCTACGTGTTGGCGTGCAATGCTGGCAGTCCAGGAGAGTGTTTGTAAAAAGTTAATGCAAGGACGCTCTGCAGAGAGGAGGGCACGCGAGTCTGCTTCGATGTCGCAGACTTTGGTATCGGCTTTCATGAGATCGCCCTCCATGTAATGCCAAGTTACCTTAGCATTTGGATCCAGTTTCTTGAGCGTGCCTTCAAACCAATCTACTCCACATAGAACGGCTTCTTGACGAACGATGAGTTGCGCGTGAACTGGCTTGCTGGGAACAAGCATAGCCGTCCAGTCGCCCGTACCAATATCTTCCATCAAAGCATCATGAATATTACGTTGACGGGCTTGCTCTAAGGTTTCGTTGTAATCAAACATGCATATTCAGTCGGTCAATTTAATTAAGCAGCGCCAATATTCTTTACAAAGCCATGCTGGGCTTTTGCAAGTAGGTCTGGGTGATTTTGGGTGAAGTCCAGCATACGCTCGATGCAGCCTAGTGCCTTCACTCGTACATCTTCCTCAATGAAGATTTCACCAGAGGCATTTTCTAGGCAATCCAAAATTCCTTGTAAGCCATTCATGGCCATCCAAGGACAATGCGCACAACTCTTACAAGTCGCGCTGTTACCGGCGGTAGGCGCTTCAATCAATACTTTATTGGGTGCTAATTGGCGCATGCGGTGCAAGATGCCATTGTCAGTAGCCACAATATATTCAGTGGCGCTACCTTCTACTACAGCTTTAATCATGGCGGAAGTAGATCCCACTATATCTGCCAAATCCACTACTGCTTGTGGAGATTCCGGGTGCACCAAAACCATGGCATTGGGATGTGCGGCCATCAACATTTCTAATTCAACGGCTTTAAATTCATCATGAACGATGCAGGCACCATTCCAGAGCAACATATCCGCACCAGTTTGCTCTTGAATATAGCGACCCAAATGACGATCAGGTGCCCACAGAATCTTCTTGCCCTCAACTTTGAGTTGATGAACGATAGCTAGGGCACAAGAACTGGTCACCATCCAATCGGCTTGTGCTTTAACAGCTGCGCTAGTGTTGGCATACACCACCACGGTACGGTCTGGATGTAATGCCCTGAATGCGGCAAAGTCATCGGCATTGCAACCCAAATCTAAAGAGCAAGTTGCTTCGAGATCAGGCATGAAAACGCGTTTTTCGGGACTGAGGATTTTGGCAGATTCGCCCATGAAGCGCACACCAGCAACAATCAGGTTTTTGGCAGAATGATTTTTACCAAAGCGTGCCATTTCTAAAGAGTCGGCTACAAAGCCACCAGTTGATAGAGCCAAATCTTGAATATCGCCATCCACATAGTAGTGGGCTACTAAGGCAGCATCTTTCTCGATTAGTAATTGCTTGATACGAGCAATGACAGCAGCTTTTTCAGCTCCATGTAGTTGTGGTGGTGTTTTGGCCCAGGCTTGGGCGGTACAGGTGGCACCAGCAGCATTTTGCTGGGGGTAGTCAAAGGCGATAGGGGTACTAACAATAGAGGTCATGCGCAATTTTAGCTCTTTGACTCATGCTATGCATACACCAAGGGCTAAGATTGGAAGGGCAATATTGATCCTGGCTTTGCGGCTAGTAATGCGACCTTAAACTCCGCCTGAATGCGTTTTATTGCTTCTTCACTATCGGCCTCAAAACGCATCACTACGACTGGCGTTGTATTGGAAGGTCTAGCCAAGCCAAAGCCATCGGCATATTCCACGCGGACGCCATCAATCGTGTTGATAGATTCGGAAGTGGGGAACTTGGCATTTGCCTTAATAGTTTCTAGTAAGGCAAATGGCTCCCCCTCAGCACAAGCCAGTTGCAATTCTGGCGTGCAAATCGCATTGGGTAAATTGTTGAGGGTATCGCTTGGATTCTTTTCTTTACTGAGGATCTCTAGCAAGCGTGCACCTGTATAAAGGCCATCATCAAATCCAAACCAACGGTCCTTAAAGAAGATATGACCACTCATCTCACCAGCAAGCGGGGCGCCAGTTTCTTTGAGCTTAGCTTTAACTAGGGAATGGCCAGTTTTCCACATGATGGGTTCGCCACCATGTTCTTTTACGTAAGTTGCCAGGTTGCGGGTACACTTCACGTCATAAATAATCTGGCCACCTGGATTGCGGGAGAGGACATCTTTAGCAAACAGCATCATTTGGCGATCTGGGAAGATCACTTGGCCATCCTTGGTCACTACACCCAAGCGATCAGCATCGCCATCAAAGGCGAGACCCAATTCATTATCGGTAGTCTGGAGGTTCTTGATGAGGTCTTGTAGATTCTCAATATGCGCTGGATCTGGATGGTGATTTGGAAAATGACCATCGACTTCACAAAACAACTCTTGCACTTCGCAGCCAAGGGCTCTGAAGAGCTTGCCAGCGAATGCACCACCAACACCATTGCCGCAATCTACAGCAATCTTCATGGGGCGAGCCAACTTCACATCGCCAACGATGTAGTTTAAGTACATTGGGAAAATATCAAAGGTGCTGCGATTTCCTTGACCGGTAGCAAACTGCTTAGCTTCAATACGTTTACGCAAATCCTGAATCTGCTCACCATAAATAGCCGATGTACCCAGGACCATTTTGAAGCCGTTGTAGTTTGGGGGGTTATGGCTGCCAGTAATCATGATCCCGGACTTCGGAGTCTTGCCATCAATGGTGTGGTTGGCAGCAAAGTACACCATCGGCGTTGCCACCATACCTAGATCGATCACATTGATACCAGTAGAAAGCAGGCCTTCTGTTAATGCCTCAATCAAGCTAGGACCCGATAAGCGGCCATCGCGACCAATGACGATATCGGTTTCACCAAGCTCGCGCATCTCGGTACCAAAGGCTTGACCGATTAGCTTGGCAATAGAGGGATCTAAGGTCTCATCAATAATGCCGCGGATGTCATACGCTTTAAAAATAGATGGAGACAATTGCATTACAGATCCTTCAGTAAAAGCGCACCATCAATACAAGTGCGAGAACTAGTTATTTGAATTTAAAAGATTAATACGAGTGGCAGTGACAGCGTCAATATCTGCATTTGCCTGAATATCGTTCTGATGACTTGCTAGAGCTTTCTCAATCGGTTTAGCTAGTACTTTGCCGTATTCCACGCCTGGCTGATCAAAGCTGTTGATATTCCATAGCGCACCTAAAGTAGCTGTGCGGTTCTCGTATAAAGCGAGCAGGGCGCCAAGGTAGAAAGCATTGAGCTTTGGTAGCAACAAGAGGTTACTTGGACGCTTACCTGGATACACATCATTAGGATTTGCAGCAGTCTTGCCATTGGCTAATGCCTGAGCTTGCGCCAGGCAGTTTGACAGCAAAATGCGGTGGTGTGCAATAGCCTCTGGTCGATCACTCATCGGCTCACGTACGGCAATGAAATCAATTGGAATGATTTCAGTACCTTGGTGAAAGAGTTGGAAGTAGGAGTGTTGGGCGTTACTACCAGCACTACCAAAGACAACTGGTGAAGAGTGCTTAACCGGCTTGCCATCGCGATCCACGCTCTTGCCATTACTTTCCATATCAAGCTGTTGCAACCACTTCGGAAACCAATCTAAAGCATCTGCATACGGAATGGCGGCATAAGCTTTGATGTCATGCTTCTCTTGCTGATGCAAGAGGGTAAGTGCCATGATGACAGGTAGATTTTCTTCAAGCGGGGCATTCTTAAAATGCAGATCCATGGCTTCAGCACCAGCCAAAAACTGCTTGAATGTTCCAAAGCCATATTGCAAAGCAATCGGCAGGCCGACTGCTGACCAAACTGAGTAGCGACCACCGACCCAATCCCAAAAAGGAAAGATGTTGTCTTCACTCACACCAAACTCTTTAGCGGCAGGAATATTAGCAGTCACTGCATACAAGGCATGGGCGATCTGACTCTTAGTGCAGCCACTGTCTTTGAGCCAGGCAACAACGGCCTTGGCATTCATGGAAGTTTCAAGAGTGGTGAATGACTTCGAGACCACAATCACTCGGGTGCTATGTGGCTGAGCGCGCGCCAAGATGCGAGCCAATTCAGCAGTATCAATATTGGCCAAGAAATGCATACGCATGCCACGGCTTTCAATACCAGGTACATGAGCTAAGGCTTCAATAGCTAGGCGTGGACCAAAATCTGATCCACCAATACCAATATGAATTACATCAGTCACCCCAACCCATTTATTGCACAGTGCCTCAATGCGATGCCAGACCTCAGATACAGCTGGCATGACATCTGCACCATTAATTAAGACGGGAGTTTTGGAGAGGTTGCGTAAGGCGGAGTGTAGGGCGGGGCGATCTTCGCTATTGTTGATGTGTTTTCCAGCAAACAGATCTGCAATGAATTGCTCTAAGCGCGATTTACGTGCATTTGCAAATAACTTTGCCCAGTTGCTCGCATCAATGCCCTGATACGCGGTATCGAGAACCACATCAAGGGCAGAGTGAATACTTTTGGTAGCTAATTGGGCTGGTACAGACATGCCTAGATTTTATCAATAAGGACATCAAAATCCCCCTAAAACGCTGAAAATGTTACGATTTCAGTAATAACAAGGCTTTAGCTTAGGCAAAAGTCATTACAAAATTGAGACATATCTGAAATCAGGTCAGGAATAGCCGAATGGAGCAGGTTGATTGCGTAGTGGTAGGTGCTGGAGTGGTTGGTTTGGCGGTTGCTCGCGAGATGGCATTACAGGGACGAGAAACTATCTTGCTCGAGCGTGAGGATTCTTTTGGCACCATCAGTAGCGCCCGCAATAGCGAAGTCATTCACGCAGGAATTTACTACCCAAAAGATTCGCTCAAGGCCAAACTCTGTGTAGAAGGCAACCGCCTCTTATATGAATATTGCCGCAGCCATCAAGTGAGTACGCAGGCATACGGAAAGCTGATCGTGGCCGCTAATGCTAGCCAGTTAGATGATCTTCAGGCTATTTTGTACAAAGCCCAAAATAATCAAGTCCCTGATATTAAGATGATTTCTGGGGAGCAGGCCAAAGCATTAGAGCCGCAACTGCAATGCGAGGCTGCAGTGCTCTCAGCTTCCACGGGGGTAGTGGATAGCCACGGCTTAATGCTGTCATTGCTGGGTGGTTTTGAGGATGCGGGCGGCATGGTCGCCTATCAATCTCCCTTGCTCAGCGCCAAGCCGATTGGCAATGGCGCCGAAGGCGGCTTTGAACTCACCATTGGTGGTGCTGATGGCATGACTATTCAGACAAAGTTATTAATTAATTGCGCAGGACTGAGTGCGCCAGCGCTGGCTCAAAAAATTGAGGGCCTCTCTAAAGATCTCATACCCAAAGCCTACTTCGCCAAAGGGAACTACTTCTCTTTATCCGGAAAATCGCCATTTAGTCATTTGATTTACCCGATCCCTGAACCTGGCGGATTGGGAGTTCATCTGACTCTCGATATGGGTGGTCAGGCGAAGTTTGGTCCAGATGTCGAATGGCTCGATATTGACGAGGAAAGTCAGATTAACTACACGGTCGACCCTCAGCGAGGGGAGGGCTTCTATGCTGCGGTAAGGCAGTACTGGCCAGGCCTAAAAGACGGTGCTTTGCAGGCTGATTACTCTGGCGTCAGAGCCAAAATCGTCCCTCCAAATGCCCCAGCAGGAGACTTTTACTTTGAAGGCCCTCAGCAGCATCAGCTTCAAGGCTTATTTAACCTGTATGGCTTTGAGTCCCCAGGCCTCACCTCCTGTTTGGCAATTGCCCAGCATTTGGAGGCACAAATCAAAAGTTCTCTATAATCTAGGGCTGATATCGCAAAGGAAGAGTGGCAGAGCGGTTGAATGCACCAGTCTTGAAAACTGGCGAGGATGAAAGTCCTCCGTGAGTTCGAATCTCACCTCTTCCGCCAATGATGTATATAGATAAAGCCCTAACGGGCTTTTTTCTTTTCTACATACCATTATGGGTACCTTTAGCTGCAAGATAGGCGCCTACTTTGTGCTTGGTAGCTCCTTAATCTTGAAAGAAAAGGCTTTAAGAGCTTATCCCAACCTTAGTAATTAACCAACAGAAGTCACGAGTAGGCGGTTAATTTGCTCGAGTAACTTACTTGCTTTCTTTGTCATCAGAACATATTTAACCCGGCCATCCTCTTTGGAGGTTTTGAGTGTTAAGTACCCACTCTTAACTAAGTCTGTCAGGGTTTTATGGAGTGTTGCCTGTGATGCGATTGTTTTCATGGTGATAATGTCTTGAACATGAAATGGATCGCCTGAACCCCGCATAAAAATTACTTTAAGTACTTGTTTTTCATGATCAGAAAACTGAGCGGAAATCTTCTCGGTCGCCGTCAGAAAGTTCAGGTAAGAATTTTTTTGCATACCGAATATTATCCTAGGGGCTAATGACATGACATAGGATTCGCCCTATGTCATACAGCTCATTCAGACGCTTATCTTTCCAGAATTGGAAGGACCTTGGTTTGACCGTCTTTGGTGGTGATGTGGAGGTCGTAGTCATCCACGATTTTTGCCTCCAGCAATTCTGGTTCGTGAAACTCATACCTCAACCCAAAATACTCATCCTCAACAACTACACAACCACTTGTAGGGTCACATTCTTTAATTTGAAACATCATTGCCCGCCGATCTCAATAAACTTGATTTAAATCATTGGTACTAATCTACTACTTGTATTAGGAAATAACTGTAAACCGATTTAGGGCAAACCCTAATATGAGTAGGCCACTTAATTACATTTACCCAGGTTATTCAGGGCGGGTGTGATCGCTCTTAGGTATGGAGAAAATCCATAGCCCAATCCTCCATTCATCATTCGGGTCTGAGAATCTAAAAAGGTTCTGGGTCGGAAACGCTGTTTACTAATTAAAAGGAATAATTTCTTAAAGTAGAAACGCAAGCTGAACTTGGTCGCCCGAACTGAAGCTTAAAATTAAAAGCCCCAGCAATCACTTGCTGGGGCTTTGTCTTTCTAGTAGCTAGAAAACGTTACTGCATTACTTCTTAGCTGCTGGTGCGCTTACTACTGCAGCAATCGCTTCTGTGTAAACCACTTTAACTTGATCGTTTACAGCGATGTCTTTCATTAAGTCAGGATTCTGAACTTTAACTTTGAAGATGTTTCCTTGAGGGCCTTTTAAGGAAACGATGTTCTTAGCTGTATCAATTGCTTCAATATTCGCAGTTGCAGTAACAGTATTAGTCGTGATCATGCCTGGCTTATCGCCTTGTGGGGCAGTAGCGGTAGTAGTTGTTACTTGCTCGCTAGTCGCGCCTGGAGTCTTCACTTTAACCAATTCAATGGCTACAGCGAGTTCGTAAACCACATCAAAACGATCACCCACTTTGATTTCAGCAAAGTTCTTTACTTCAGGACCGGCAACGATAGTAGATTCACCATCTTGATTTTTGAGGGTAACGGTACGCGTTGCAGCGTCAATCTTGATTACTTCGCCGTCATAAATGAGGGCGGCTTCTTGAGCGGCTACGCCAGCAATTGGAGCCTTTGGTTTGTTCAACATGAAGTAGGCGCCTGCAGCAATAGCAGCAAGAATGACAATAATGAGTATTTTTTTCATAACGGTATAAATCCTTAATAAATTGGGGCACATTAGCTGTGAGCAGTAATGCGGTAATTGATAAATGCAGTTAATTTGGCATTTATGGAGATTGTATTACTCATGCTAATCATCAGAATCATTTTTAAAGATAGTTTCAGTGAATAAGTGCCAAATACCCGACTATTTTGCTTATTTATCAAAATGCCCCGTCATATCAATAGCGCATACTAGATAGAGACCATCTAAAGGGAGTATGTATGTTTTTGAAGTCTTTTTTGGGATTTGTCTTAATGGGTTTGGCCTGTACGGTCAGCGCATCAACGCCGCAAGACTTGCTGAAGTCTTATGAAGCGCAATCGGGTAAGGCATCGACGACTCGTGGCGAGCAATTCTTCAACTCTAAGCATGGTAAGGAATGGAGTTGCGCATCCTGCCATGAAAACCCCCCAAATCACGACACTAAACATATTGTCACTGGAAAGGTAATCAAACCATTGGCACCTAGTGCCAATTCTGCTCGCTTTACTGATGAGGCCAAAGCGGAGAAGTGGTTTAAGCGCAATTGCAACGATGTACTCGGCCGTGATTGTAGCGCGCAAGAAAAAGCCGATGTCCTTTCTTGGCTAATGACCGTTAAATGAATCTTAATATGAAAAAAACTATATTCATTACTGCTTCCTTGCTATTGGCATCTTCACCCGCGTTCGCTGCAAAAATGACAATGCCTGCAGATGCACCAGCATCTTACGAGGCTGAGTGCGCAAGTTGTCATATGGCCTATCCACCAGCACTCTTAAGTCAGCAGAGCTGGAAAAATGTCATGTCTGGGTTATCAAAGCATTTCGGTACCGATGCCAGCTTGGATCCAAAGACTCAGACTGAGCTAACTAATTGGCTGGTGAAAAATGCAGCTACTAGACAGAAGTACAGTGAGACTGCTCCTGAAAACCGCATCACCAAAACCTCTTGGTTTATTCGTAAGCATGATGAGGTGAAGCCCGATGTCTGGAAGCGAGCGAGTATTAAGAGTCCGGCCAATTGTGGCGCTTGTCACATCGATGCTGCTAATGGCGTCTTTAGTGAGAAAAACATCCAGATTCCAGCGAAATGAGTCATGAAATGAATGAGTCAATCCATGATGCAGTTGGCGCCACTGGCAAAGTGAGGCAAGCCATTATGGTGTGGGACATGCCGGTCCGAGTATTCCATTGGCTGCTGGTGATTTGTTTTGCGGGTGCTTGGCTCAGTTCGGAGAGTGAGCGTTTTGCAATGATTCATTACGCGTTTGGATACACCGCATGCCTCCTTGTTCTGATTCGATTAGTCTGGGGTGTGATTGGTACCCGCTATGCAAGATTTAGCCAATTTCTGAAAAGTCCAAGGGTAGTGCTGGAGCACTTTATGGCCATGCTACGTGGTCACCCTCATCATGATGTTGGTCACAATCCAGCGGGTGGTTTAGTCATGTTTGCGCTGATGTTGCTCATCTTGTTGATTGGATTGAGCGGTTATCTATCTGTTAAAGAGTTTTTAGGTAATTTTGTTTCAGAGGTCCACGAGGTAGTTGCAAGCTTAGTGCTCGGCTTGGTTATCGTCCACATTATTGCTGCAGTAGGCATGAGCGTGATCGAAAGACAAAATCTCGTTAGATCCATGGTGACCGGTAAAAAGAAGGGCATGCCAGAGCAGGGAATTCGTTATCCGCAATATTTGCTTGGCTCTCTCATTTTCCTGGGAGCTCTGTACTTCTTCTATCTCACCTTAAGTGGAAGTTTGCCAAGCCTGACTCAGTAAAAGTCTCCCCACTGAGAGGGTGGGGCTAGAGGCACCCATACCCGTTGTACGATAGATAGCATGAAGCTCCTAATTGCCCTGTATTTCTACATACTTGCCACGATTCAGCTGGGCTTGTTATTGGGTATCTATCACTACTATCGCTCGCAAAGTACCGTAAGGCCAAGTTCCTATTGGATGGGATCATTGGTGGTGAGTATTTTGGCTTTAACCACCTTTGGCACGGGAATTGTGACTATTGAGGATGTCTCAAAGCCAGAATTTAATTTCACAATAGCAAATTCCTTGTTCTACATTGCTGCTGTTTTGCAATTTCTGTTTTGTAGGTCTCTTAACAAGCCCATTAGTAGGCGCTTGAAATATGCCTTTCTACTATCAGTTCTGATCTTTATTCCATCTTTTGAATGGATGCGTCTTCATGGCACATTTGAAAGTCGAACCGCCATTATTTGTGTAATTACTGGATTCTTTTTTATTTTGCAAATTTTCCAGCTACGTACTAAAAGAAAAACTACTCCTTCGCAACAATTAATCTACTTGCAATATGCCACGACTGCAGAATTATTTTTTGCAATCGGTCGACTCTCTGTGGTGATTGCATCAGGATTTACTATTCGTCAAGTGGAGCAGATCCCCCAACTTCTGATTCTCCTGACAATCATGCAAATCGTGATGAATACCTTAGCTTATATTGCGATTGGTGGCTATTGGTCTGAACGTATTGCACTCGCCAGTGCCCAATCGCAAAACGAGAACGAAGAAATTAAATCCTTATTAATCGAGCGCGAGAATTTAATTTCCAACTTACTGAAGGCAAATAAAACTGCGGCAACGGGGGCTTTGTCAGCCTCTATAGCCCATGAGCTTAATCAGCCCTTGGGGGCATCACAGCTTAATATTCAGTTTCTGCAGAAGAAGTTATCTGAGGGGCATTTAACTACCGAGCAAAACCAAGAAATTCTGACCGCTTTGCTAGCGGATAACCAGCGAGCCACCAATATCATTCAATCCTTGCGCTCCATATTTTCAGATGGAAAGATTGGAGTGGAGCGCATTGATATTACGGAGTTGGTTGAGTCAGTTCTCAAAATTGCTAAACCTGAAATTCAGGCGAAGAGTCTCCAAGTGGTTTTGCGACTAGAGTCCAAATCCCTCATCAAGGCCAATCGTGGTGAAATTCAACAACTGCTGTTAAACCTCATTAATAACGCAATCCAGGCTCTGAGTGAATCCACTCGATCCCCTCGAACCCTGCAGATTGAGAGTCGAGATGTTTCCGAGGGAGTTCAGTTGCTGGTTTCTGACAATGGGGGTGGCGTGCCAATTGAAGCTCAGGCGCACTTATTTGAATTGCTATCTAATAGCAATAAGCGCTCTGGAATGGGCTTGGGTTTATGGCTTTGCCACCATATTGTGTCTCGTCATGGTGGTCGCATTCACTATCAAGATGCCCCTAGCGGGGGCGCTGAATTTATTGTCTTTCTGCCATCCATTCAGGGCTAGGGTATTAGCTGCATAGCTAATTGCCTATGGAGGGCTCACTCTTTACATTAGTAAAGTACCTTTTTTACTAATACATGCAATATTTCAAGGCTTCTATGAAAACCAAACTTTCGCTGATCGCGCTATCCATTGCACTTCTTTCTGGAAATTCTGCTTTCGCTGCTGGTGGTGGCGGAGTCGTTGCTGATCCAGGCGCCATGCAAGGAAAGCATTTTGACCCTAAGGGCAAAGCACCTTCCACATTTACAGTCGAATTGCAAAATGGTTTACGTAAAACATTGCCTTTCGAAGATAAGCGTGATTTTGAGGAATCTAAGAGGGGATTTATTGCGGCACCAGCCTATAAAACCATCATGGCTGATGCGGGAAATGTGGCGTGGGATATGGGCAGCTATGAATTCCTCCTGCAAGGTAAGGACTTCGATAGCGTTCATCCATCATTACAGCGCCAGGCAATTCTCAATATGGGTTATGGCCTCTATGAAGTCGTGCCAGGAAAGATCTATCAAGTTCGTGGCTTTGATTTGGCAAACATTAGCTTCATTAAAACCAATACCGGGTGGATTGTTTTTGACCCTTTGACCTCAAAAGAGACTGCTAGAGCAGCTTTAGAGTTGGTTAATGGGAAATTGGGTAAGCGCCCAGTAGTTGCAGTCGTGTACTCCCATTCGCATGCTGACCACTTTGGCGGTGTTCGTGGCGTAGTAGAAGAGGCGGATGTGAAGAGCGGCAAGGTGAAGGTGATTGCACCTGCTGGCTTTATGGATCACGCCGTTGCTGAGAACGTCTACGCTGGTAATGCGATGACTCGTCGTATGTACTTTCAGTATGGCGTTTTATTGCCGCGCAGCCCATTTGGCCACGTTGACCAGTCGATTGGTAAAAACACGGCTGCAGGTAATTTAGGTTTGATTGAGCCCAATGTCTATATCAATCAACCGTTTGAAAAGATGACAGTAGATGGCGTGGAAATGGAATTCCAAAACACCCCAGGTACTGAG
The window above is part of the beta proteobacterium CB genome. Proteins encoded here:
- a CDS encoding Integral membrane sensor signal transduction histidine kinase; the encoded protein is MKLLIALYFYILATIQLGLLLGIYHYYRSQSTVRPSSYWMGSLVVSILALTTFGTGIVTIEDVSKPEFNFTIANSLFYIAAVLQFLFCRSLNKPISRRLKYAFLLSVLIFIPSFEWMRLHGTFESRTAIICVITGFFFILQIFQLRTKRKTTPSQQLIYLQYATTAELFFAIGRLSVVIASGFTIRQVEQIPQLLILLTIMQIVMNTLAYIAIGGYWSERIALASAQSQNENEEIKSLLIERENLISNLLKANKTAATGALSASIAHELNQPLGASQLNIQFLQKKLSEGHLTTEQNQEILTALLADNQRATNIIQSLRSIFSDGKIGVERIDITELVESVLKIAKPEIQAKSLQVVLRLESKSLIKANRGEIQQLLLNLINNAIQALSESTRSPRTLQIESRDVSEGVQLLVSDNGGGVPIEAQAHLFELLSNSNKRSGMGLGLWLCHHIVSRHGGRIHYQDAPSGGAEFIVFLPSIQG